From one Acidobacteriota bacterium genomic stretch:
- a CDS encoding protein kinase, with amino-acid sequence MKENWNEIESVFHAALEIPAARRREFLESKCSGNQRLLSDVESLIDSFESDSAFLNEPVFDAGLKTLERKLDNDLAGKTIGAYVIEERIGVGGMGEVYRAVDTRLDRTVALKFLSEDLENDRTARRRLEKEARAAAALDHPNICAVYGLEHIGQHQFIVMQHIKGVTLGEYLKERKLGIDEFRSLAKQIIGAVAFAHSHGVIHRDLKPGNIMVTADGSIKVLDFGLAKVVNPLAEPAGDDDSRFSTNGLIIGTVSYMSPEQLRGEKLDFRSDIFSLGIILCEMLTGKNPFSRPTQAETIAAIINGIPQIPTDQTASHQRIRNLLHRCISPNRDVRPESGLEVQIGIESESIRTTWWRFGLIVPILILIVALLGIGYYLSPVRAAKPVVAVLPFRPEDGLQESRTRAESVSQSIIDRLARVNSISLKSGFLTSRYSEVDLDLAKIASELSADAIVIGSLSNDGSVIATKIYRSIDGSYIDESQYALNDDSILGIPEDISMRILGRIIRTIPAEDRRAVARPETTSSEAKRFYDIARIQLRDRDRLDDAIENFVKAKDLDLNYAKAWAGLAEAYLGKSVPGAPRARSPHFLIRDAKSCAAQALELDPFLPDAQYSLGLIALKYEWTWEEAERSFRRALELDSDFIRARSGLINVLVFQSRFDEALEQANEIRRRDPVSFVSEVELAQIYYRMGDFGKMADILTELEAKNPDNQRVAYLRTFHLLATQRYEEALAIIGPIYENGKDLQKIYAGAPYGYALGKLGRNDKARAVISDLGRVSALEKVYVPSQESALIYLGMGDYKNTIRQLKRSCDEKFPSLPGWVTDPIVAEIRATSPFAEIARCTRL; translated from the coding sequence ATGAAGGAAAACTGGAACGAAATTGAGTCTGTCTTTCACGCGGCGCTCGAAATACCGGCGGCGCGAAGGCGCGAATTCCTCGAATCTAAATGTTCCGGGAATCAGCGCCTTTTGTCGGATGTCGAGTCCCTGATCGACAGTTTCGAATCGGATTCGGCGTTCCTCAACGAACCGGTTTTCGATGCCGGCCTGAAAACCCTTGAACGCAAACTCGATAATGATCTCGCCGGCAAGACGATCGGCGCGTACGTGATCGAGGAGCGGATCGGCGTTGGCGGAATGGGAGAAGTCTACCGCGCCGTCGATACACGGCTCGACCGAACGGTCGCGCTCAAGTTCCTTTCGGAAGACCTCGAAAACGACCGCACCGCCCGACGTCGGCTCGAAAAGGAAGCCCGCGCGGCGGCCGCGCTCGACCATCCCAACATCTGCGCGGTATACGGGCTCGAACATATCGGCCAACACCAGTTCATCGTGATGCAGCACATCAAAGGCGTCACCCTCGGTGAGTATTTGAAAGAACGAAAGTTGGGGATCGACGAGTTCCGATCGCTGGCGAAACAGATCATCGGCGCGGTCGCCTTCGCCCACTCCCACGGCGTTATCCATCGCGATCTCAAGCCGGGAAACATAATGGTCACTGCGGACGGTTCGATCAAGGTCCTTGATTTCGGCCTCGCAAAGGTCGTCAACCCGCTTGCCGAACCGGCCGGCGACGACGACAGCCGCTTCTCGACCAACGGCCTGATCATCGGCACCGTGTCCTATATGTCGCCCGAGCAACTCCGCGGCGAAAAACTCGACTTTCGCAGCGACATCTTCAGCCTCGGCATCATCCTCTGCGAGATGCTGACCGGCAAGAACCCGTTTTCAAGGCCCACGCAAGCCGAGACGATCGCGGCGATCATAAACGGAATCCCTCAGATTCCAACTGACCAAACCGCAAGCCATCAGCGCATAAGAAATCTGTTGCACCGTTGCATTTCTCCGAATCGCGATGTCCGACCGGAATCAGGCCTGGAAGTTCAGATCGGTATCGAGTCCGAATCGATTCGCACTACCTGGTGGCGTTTTGGCCTCATCGTGCCGATCCTCATATTGATCGTTGCGTTACTCGGTATCGGGTATTACCTTTCTCCGGTCCGAGCGGCGAAGCCAGTTGTCGCGGTTCTGCCATTCCGACCGGAAGACGGATTGCAGGAAAGCCGGACTCGGGCCGAAAGCGTTTCCCAATCGATTATTGACCGGCTTGCAAGAGTCAACAGCATCTCACTCAAGAGCGGCTTTCTTACAAGTCGATATTCCGAAGTCGATCTCGATTTGGCCAAGATCGCGAGCGAACTTTCGGCTGACGCGATTGTAATCGGTTCGCTTTCAAACGACGGTTCGGTAATTGCGACAAAAATCTACCGCTCCATTGATGGCAGCTATATTGACGAGAGTCAGTATGCCTTGAACGACGACTCAATACTTGGAATCCCGGAGGATATCTCGATGCGGATTCTCGGTCGTATCATCAGAACGATCCCTGCTGAGGATCGCCGGGCGGTTGCAAGGCCTGAAACGACCAGTTCCGAGGCAAAGCGATTCTATGATATCGCACGGATTCAATTGAGGGATCGGGACCGATTGGACGACGCAATTGAGAACTTCGTGAAGGCCAAGGATTTGGATCTCAACTACGCGAAAGCTTGGGCGGGCCTCGCGGAAGCTTACCTCGGCAAAAGCGTGCCGGGCGCTCCGCGGGCAAGATCTCCGCATTTTCTGATTCGCGATGCAAAATCCTGCGCGGCGCAAGCTCTTGAGCTTGATCCGTTCCTTCCCGACGCCCAGTATTCGCTCGGGTTAATTGCGTTGAAATACGAATGGACTTGGGAAGAAGCTGAACGGAGCTTTCGACGGGCGCTCGAACTTGATTCCGATTTCATTCGTGCAAGGAGTGGGTTGATCAACGTGCTCGTCTTCCAGTCAAGATTCGATGAGGCTCTCGAACAGGCAAACGAGATTCGACGGCGCGACCCGGTGTCCTTTGTTTCGGAAGTTGAGCTCGCGCAGATTTATTACCGGATGGGCGATTTCGGGAAAATGGCGGATATTCTCACAGAGTTAGAAGCAAAGAACCCAGACAATCAAAGGGTAGCGTATCTTCGTACCTTCCATCTTCTGGCGACCCAAAGGTATGAAGAAGCGCTGGCCATAATTGGCCCGATCTACGAGAACGGTAAAGATTTGCAGAAGATCTACGCTGGCGCTCCTTATGGCTATGCCCTCGGCAAACTCGGCCGGAACGACAAAGCACGCGCGGTAATTTCAGATCTCGGTCGAGTCTCCGCCCTCGAAAAGGTCTATGTTCCGTCACAAGAGTCAGCACTGATCTATCTTGGAATGGGTGACTACAAGAATACGATCCGGCAACTCAAGCGGTCGTGCGACGAGAAATTCCCATCGCTGCCCGGTTGGGTGACCGATCCCATTGTCGCCGAGATCCGGGCAACTTCACCGTTCGCCGAAATTGCCAGGTGTACGCGGCTATAA
- a CDS encoding sigma-70 family RNA polymerase sigma factor, whose product MHSSTEITQLLIDWGNGDAGAFELLLPMVEKELHRIARMNLRRVNPGNTIETAALINETYLHLIEHKKVDWQNRAHFFSIAAIVMRQFLLNYLRNRNRQKRGGGAIRVTLGDAMVISDEKSDEILALEEALTELEQFDPRKAKVVELRYYGGLTVPETAAVLKISEMTVHRDWNMARAWLANRIR is encoded by the coding sequence ATGCACTCTTCCACCGAAATCACACAGTTGCTGATCGATTGGGGCAATGGCGACGCCGGCGCGTTCGAACTCCTGTTGCCGATGGTCGAAAAGGAACTCCATCGCATCGCGCGAATGAACCTACGCCGTGTCAATCCCGGAAACACGATCGAAACCGCGGCGCTGATCAACGAAACGTATCTACATCTGATCGAACATAAAAAGGTGGACTGGCAGAACCGGGCACATTTTTTCAGCATCGCGGCGATCGTGATGCGCCAGTTTCTGCTCAACTATCTGCGCAATCGAAACCGTCAGAAACGAGGCGGCGGGGCGATCCGCGTCACGCTTGGCGACGCGATGGTCATTTCCGACGAAAAATCGGACGAGATACTCGCGCTTGAGGAAGCGCTCACGGAACTCGAGCAATTCGATCCGCGCAAGGCAAAGGTTGTCGAACTGCGCTACTACGGCGGGTTGACGGTTCCGGAGACCGCGGCGGTGCTCAAGATCTCGGAAATGACCGTGCACCGCGACTGGAATATGGCACGCGCCTGGCTCGCGAACCGGATTCGATGA